A genomic segment from Branchiostoma floridae strain S238N-H82 chromosome 7, Bfl_VNyyK, whole genome shotgun sequence encodes:
- the LOC118419795 gene encoding BTB/POZ domain-containing protein KCTD8-like: protein MSGPGEAFPGVVELNVGGTSYSTSLETLRRHPDSVLGRMFAAGPRSEPPRDGKGRYFVDRDGQLFRYVLDYLRTDRLLLPAGFPEKERLRREAEHFQLKDMVAALSQNATVPQCPQCGRATLAPLQHKPAGETGDSAPPSPAKQDGKKPGFITIGYCGTFAFGPNGVTDVKFRKLARIFVCGKVNMAREVFGDTLNESRDPDRGMPDRYTSRFYLKHTYLEQAFDMLAEAGFALASAAANGTGYSNVQTGPGSTGGVHEAERAWSHYNEFVFQRE, encoded by the coding sequence ATGTCGGGTCCTGGTGAGGCGTTTCCCGGCGTGGTGGAGCTGAACGTGGGCGGCACGAGCTACAGCACGTCGTTAGAGACGCTGCGGCGCCACCCGGACTCCGTCCTCGGCCGGATGTTCGCTGCGGGCCCGAGGAGCGAGCCGCCGCGGGACGGTAAGGGTCGGTACTTCGTGGACCGGGACGGGCAGCTGTTCCGGTACGTGCTGGACTACCTGCGGACGGACCGGCTCCTGCTGCCGGCCGGGTTCCCGGAGAAGGAGCGGCTGCGGCGCGAGGCGGAACACTTCCAGCTGAAGGACATGGTGGCAGCCCTGTCCCAGAACGCCACCGTGCCGCAGTGCCCGCAGTGCGGCCGCGCCACGCTAGCGCCTCTCCAGCACAAACCTGCCGGGGAGACCGGCGACTCCGCCCCGCCCAGCCCGGCCAAACAGGACGGTAAGAAGCCCGGCTTCATCACCATCGGGTACTGCGGAACCTTCGCGTTCGGGCCGAACGGCGTGACGGACGTCAAGTTCCGCAAGCTGGCGCGCATCTTCGTGTGCGGCAAGGTGAACATGGCGCGGGAAGTCTTCGGCGACACGCTGAACGAGTCGCGCGACCCTGACCGCGGCATGCCGGACCGCTACACCTCCCGCTTCTACCTGAAGCACACCTACCTGGAGCAGGCCTTCGACATGCTGGCCGAGGCTGGCTTCGCGCTGGCGTCCGCGGCGGCGAACGGGACGGGGTACAGCAACGTGCAGACCGGGCCGGGCAGCACGGGCGGCGTGCACGAGGCGGAGCGCGCATGGAGCCACTACAACGAGTTCGTGTTCCAGCGGGAGTAG